One part of the Vicia villosa cultivar HV-30 ecotype Madison, WI linkage group LG6, Vvil1.0, whole genome shotgun sequence genome encodes these proteins:
- the LOC131609545 gene encoding subtilisin-like protease SBT1.1 isoform X1 — MSNIGIMMFRRVFLFVALMATNSIALAAQQTYIVHMDKTKIEGSIHSQDSTKAWSESIIDFITQASMEREEIEDILSPQLLYAYETNMFGFAATLSEKQLKQLNQIDGFLSAIPDELSTLDTTHTPSFLGLANGKGLWSTPSLASDVIIGVLDSGIWPEHVSFKDSGFSPIPRKWKGVCQQGTKFTSSNCNKKLIGARYYYKGYEKFIGKINETTDYLSARDTQGHGTHTASTAAGNVVQNANIFGLAKGSATGMRRTSRIAAYKVCWLSGCANSDLLAAMDQAVSDGVDVLSLSLGSIPKPFYNDSIAIASFGATKNGVFVSCSAGNSGPFASTVGNGAPWIMTVAASYIDRTFPTEVKLGNSKTFEGTSLYQTKNQTNQQLPLVHGTTAGKKREAMFCTKGSLDKKLVFGKIVVCERGINGRTEKGEVVKKSGGYGIILLNSENQGEELLSDAHVLPGTSLGASAGKAIRIYLNTTKNPTASISFLGTRYGNIAPIMAAFSSRGPSIVGQDIIKPDITAPGVNILAAWPSKTSPSMIKSDKRKVLFNIVSGTSMSCPHVSGIAALIKSVHKDWSPAMIKSSLMTTAYTLNNKNLPISDLASNNNSSSANPFAFGSGHVNPESASDPGLVYDITTNDYLNYFCSLNFTSSEIAILTKTNFTCSQKHVVQVGDLNYPSFSVLFSRTVKNVTYKRVVTNVGKSESGYYEAKVEQPNGVVVNVEPRRLKFEKLGQKLSYTVTFLAIGKTRVVGSSSFGSLIWVSGKYRVRSPIAVTWQ, encoded by the exons ATGTCCAACATAG GCATCATGATGTTTAGGAGAGTCTTTTTATTCGTGGCTCTTATGGCGACGAATTCAATCGCGCTCGCGGCGCAACAAACATATATAGTCCACATGGACAAGACCAAAATTGAAGGCTCAATTCATTCTCAAGACAGCACAAAAGCATGGTCTGAGTCAATCATTGATTTCATTACTCAAGCTTCAATGGAGCGAGAAGAGATAGAAGATATTCTATCACCTCAGCTTCTATATGCCTATGAAACCAACATGTTTGGTTTTGCAGCCACACTTTCTGAGAAACAGCTTAAACAGTTAAACCAAATTGATGGTTTTCTTTCAGCCATACCTGATGAACTATCAACCCTCGATACGACACATACACCAAGTTTTCTTGGCCTAGCAAATGGAAAAGGACTTTGGAGTACTCCGAGTTTGGCCTCCGATGTGATCATCGGTGTCCTTGATTCGGGAATATGGCCCGAGCATGTCAGTTTCAAAGACTCGGGCTTTTCCCCGATCCCTCGTAAATGGAAAGGTGTTTGTCAACAAGGCACAAAATTCACATCCTCAAATTGTAACAAGAAGCTTATTGGCGCAAGATACTATTACAAAGGGTACGAAAAATTCATCGGGAAAATCAACGAAACAACTGATTATCTTTCTGCTAGAGACACTCAAGGGCATGGAACTCACACTGCCTCGACCGCAGCAGGTAATGTGGTTCAAAATGCAAACATTTTTGGACTTGCTAAAGGCTCAGCCACTGGAATGAGGCGTACATCAAGAATCGCGGCTTATAAAGTTTGCTGGCTTTCTGGCTGCGCGAATTCCGACCTATTAGCAGCCATGGACCAAGCAGTTTCCGACGGTGTTGATGTACTTTCACTATCTTTAGGAAGTATTCCAAAACCATTTTATAATGATAGCATTGCTATAGCTTCATTCGGAGCAACAAAAAACGGCGTTTTTGTTTCTTGCTCAGCAGGCAACTCAGGCCCTTTTGCATCAACAGTCGGAAACGGCGCACCGTGGATCATGACAGTTGCTGCTAGCTACATTGACAGAACTTTTCCAACAGAAGTCAAACTTGGAAACTCAAAAACATTTGAAGGCACATCATTGTATCAAAcaaaaaaccaaaccaaccaaCAACTCCCACTTGTGCATGGAACAACAGCAGGTAAAAAGAGAGAAGCAATGTTTTGCACAAAAGGTTCACTAGATAAAAAACTTGTTTTCGGAAAAATAGTCGTTTGCGAAAGAGGAATCAATGGTAGAACCGAAAAAGGCGAGGTAGTGAAAAAATCAGGCGGATACGGAATTATACTACTCAACTCAGAGAATCAAGGCGAAGAGCTTCTCTCCGACGCTCACGTCTTACCTGGTACTTCATTAGGCGCTTCAGCAGGTAAAGCCATAAGAATCTACCTCAACACTACTAAAAAcccaacagcttcaatttcattCCTAGGAACAAGATATGGTAACATTGCACCAATCATGGCAGCATTTTCTTCTCGAGGACCGAGTATCGTAGGACAAGATATCATCAAACCAGACATAACTGCACCAGGTGTTAACATCTTAGCAGCATGGCCATCAAAAACAAGTCCAAGCATGATCAAATCTGACAAGAGAAAAGTCCTATTCAACATAGTTTCAGGTACCTCAATGTCTTGTCCTCACGTAAGCGGCATCGCAGCGTTGATTAAATCAGTTCACAAAGACTGGTCACCTGCAATGATCAAGTCATCTCTTATGACAACAGCTTACACATTAAACAACAAAAACCTCCCGATTTCCGATCTCGCTTCAAATAACAACTCATCTTCTGCTAACCCTTTTGCATTTGGCTCAGGACATGTTAATCCCGAAAGCGCTTCTGATCCTGGATTAGTCTATGACATTACCACCAATGACTACTTGAACTACTTTTGCAGCCTTAACTTCACATCATCAGAGATTGCTATATTAACAAAAACTAACTTCACATGTTCTCAAAAACATGTTGTACAAGTTGGTGACTTGAACTATCCTTCATTTTCTGTTTTGTTTAGCAGAACAGTGAAGAATGTGACATATAAAAGAGTTGTTACAAATGTTGGAAAATCAGAAAGTGGTTACTATGAAGCTAAAGTTGAACAACCTAATGGAGTTGTTGTGAATGTTGAACCAAGGAgattgaagtttgagaaattggGTCAGAAATTAAGCTATACAGTTACATTTTTAGCAATTGGAAAAACAAGAGTTGTTGGTAGTTCATCATTTGGATCACTCATTTGGGTTTCTGGCAAATATAGAGTTAGAAGTCCTATTGCAGTAACATGGCAATAG
- the LOC131609545 gene encoding subtilisin-like protease SBT1.1 isoform X2: MMFRRVFLFVALMATNSIALAAQQTYIVHMDKTKIEGSIHSQDSTKAWSESIIDFITQASMEREEIEDILSPQLLYAYETNMFGFAATLSEKQLKQLNQIDGFLSAIPDELSTLDTTHTPSFLGLANGKGLWSTPSLASDVIIGVLDSGIWPEHVSFKDSGFSPIPRKWKGVCQQGTKFTSSNCNKKLIGARYYYKGYEKFIGKINETTDYLSARDTQGHGTHTASTAAGNVVQNANIFGLAKGSATGMRRTSRIAAYKVCWLSGCANSDLLAAMDQAVSDGVDVLSLSLGSIPKPFYNDSIAIASFGATKNGVFVSCSAGNSGPFASTVGNGAPWIMTVAASYIDRTFPTEVKLGNSKTFEGTSLYQTKNQTNQQLPLVHGTTAGKKREAMFCTKGSLDKKLVFGKIVVCERGINGRTEKGEVVKKSGGYGIILLNSENQGEELLSDAHVLPGTSLGASAGKAIRIYLNTTKNPTASISFLGTRYGNIAPIMAAFSSRGPSIVGQDIIKPDITAPGVNILAAWPSKTSPSMIKSDKRKVLFNIVSGTSMSCPHVSGIAALIKSVHKDWSPAMIKSSLMTTAYTLNNKNLPISDLASNNNSSSANPFAFGSGHVNPESASDPGLVYDITTNDYLNYFCSLNFTSSEIAILTKTNFTCSQKHVVQVGDLNYPSFSVLFSRTVKNVTYKRVVTNVGKSESGYYEAKVEQPNGVVVNVEPRRLKFEKLGQKLSYTVTFLAIGKTRVVGSSSFGSLIWVSGKYRVRSPIAVTWQ; the protein is encoded by the coding sequence ATGATGTTTAGGAGAGTCTTTTTATTCGTGGCTCTTATGGCGACGAATTCAATCGCGCTCGCGGCGCAACAAACATATATAGTCCACATGGACAAGACCAAAATTGAAGGCTCAATTCATTCTCAAGACAGCACAAAAGCATGGTCTGAGTCAATCATTGATTTCATTACTCAAGCTTCAATGGAGCGAGAAGAGATAGAAGATATTCTATCACCTCAGCTTCTATATGCCTATGAAACCAACATGTTTGGTTTTGCAGCCACACTTTCTGAGAAACAGCTTAAACAGTTAAACCAAATTGATGGTTTTCTTTCAGCCATACCTGATGAACTATCAACCCTCGATACGACACATACACCAAGTTTTCTTGGCCTAGCAAATGGAAAAGGACTTTGGAGTACTCCGAGTTTGGCCTCCGATGTGATCATCGGTGTCCTTGATTCGGGAATATGGCCCGAGCATGTCAGTTTCAAAGACTCGGGCTTTTCCCCGATCCCTCGTAAATGGAAAGGTGTTTGTCAACAAGGCACAAAATTCACATCCTCAAATTGTAACAAGAAGCTTATTGGCGCAAGATACTATTACAAAGGGTACGAAAAATTCATCGGGAAAATCAACGAAACAACTGATTATCTTTCTGCTAGAGACACTCAAGGGCATGGAACTCACACTGCCTCGACCGCAGCAGGTAATGTGGTTCAAAATGCAAACATTTTTGGACTTGCTAAAGGCTCAGCCACTGGAATGAGGCGTACATCAAGAATCGCGGCTTATAAAGTTTGCTGGCTTTCTGGCTGCGCGAATTCCGACCTATTAGCAGCCATGGACCAAGCAGTTTCCGACGGTGTTGATGTACTTTCACTATCTTTAGGAAGTATTCCAAAACCATTTTATAATGATAGCATTGCTATAGCTTCATTCGGAGCAACAAAAAACGGCGTTTTTGTTTCTTGCTCAGCAGGCAACTCAGGCCCTTTTGCATCAACAGTCGGAAACGGCGCACCGTGGATCATGACAGTTGCTGCTAGCTACATTGACAGAACTTTTCCAACAGAAGTCAAACTTGGAAACTCAAAAACATTTGAAGGCACATCATTGTATCAAAcaaaaaaccaaaccaaccaaCAACTCCCACTTGTGCATGGAACAACAGCAGGTAAAAAGAGAGAAGCAATGTTTTGCACAAAAGGTTCACTAGATAAAAAACTTGTTTTCGGAAAAATAGTCGTTTGCGAAAGAGGAATCAATGGTAGAACCGAAAAAGGCGAGGTAGTGAAAAAATCAGGCGGATACGGAATTATACTACTCAACTCAGAGAATCAAGGCGAAGAGCTTCTCTCCGACGCTCACGTCTTACCTGGTACTTCATTAGGCGCTTCAGCAGGTAAAGCCATAAGAATCTACCTCAACACTACTAAAAAcccaacagcttcaatttcattCCTAGGAACAAGATATGGTAACATTGCACCAATCATGGCAGCATTTTCTTCTCGAGGACCGAGTATCGTAGGACAAGATATCATCAAACCAGACATAACTGCACCAGGTGTTAACATCTTAGCAGCATGGCCATCAAAAACAAGTCCAAGCATGATCAAATCTGACAAGAGAAAAGTCCTATTCAACATAGTTTCAGGTACCTCAATGTCTTGTCCTCACGTAAGCGGCATCGCAGCGTTGATTAAATCAGTTCACAAAGACTGGTCACCTGCAATGATCAAGTCATCTCTTATGACAACAGCTTACACATTAAACAACAAAAACCTCCCGATTTCCGATCTCGCTTCAAATAACAACTCATCTTCTGCTAACCCTTTTGCATTTGGCTCAGGACATGTTAATCCCGAAAGCGCTTCTGATCCTGGATTAGTCTATGACATTACCACCAATGACTACTTGAACTACTTTTGCAGCCTTAACTTCACATCATCAGAGATTGCTATATTAACAAAAACTAACTTCACATGTTCTCAAAAACATGTTGTACAAGTTGGTGACTTGAACTATCCTTCATTTTCTGTTTTGTTTAGCAGAACAGTGAAGAATGTGACATATAAAAGAGTTGTTACAAATGTTGGAAAATCAGAAAGTGGTTACTATGAAGCTAAAGTTGAACAACCTAATGGAGTTGTTGTGAATGTTGAACCAAGGAgattgaagtttgagaaattggGTCAGAAATTAAGCTATACAGTTACATTTTTAGCAATTGGAAAAACAAGAGTTGTTGGTAGTTCATCATTTGGATCACTCATTTGGGTTTCTGGCAAATATAGAGTTAGAAGTCCTATTGCAGTAACATGGCAATAG